The genomic stretch GGAATGCAGGACTCTTCGCCGTCCAAATTCTGGCGACCCTTTTCCCAGAACTGGAAGCAAAACTGTTGGAATACAAAGAAAAATTGAGTGACGGTGTCGCAGAGAAAGCGGCCCGTCTTCAAGAGGTTGGCTACCAGGATTATTAAGTTATGGGTACTTCGGCACCGCAAGGTAAAATCAAAAAGTGGAATAGTGATACAGAGTTGTTTGATATAATGGAACAGCAGTTATACGCCGCTGTGATTTCGGATGCACTTGATGCAGTCGGGTATCGCGAACAGGCACTGCGACATACCGTCCGTCCACTTCATCCAGAGGCAGTTGTCGTAGGTCGCGCCATGCCCGTGCAGTGTGTGGATGTCTACGAGATTCCGGATGAACCCTATCAGCAGGAGATCGCAGCGGTGGACAGCCTCAAACAGGACGATGTATTTGTCTGTTCTACGAACCAGAGCACCCGTAACTGTATTTGGGGGGAACTCCTCTCAACAGCGGCACGGGCGCGCGGCGCGCGGGGTGCTATCATTGACGGATTTGTCCGAGATGCTCGCCAGATCTTAGCAATGGGGTTTCCTGTGTTTACAACAGGGCTGTCGCCCGTTGATTCCAGTGGACGCGGGGATGTGGTGGCGTATAACGTTCCTATTGAATGCGGAGGGGTTATGGTGAATCCTGGAGACATCGTGTTCGGTGATGCCGATGGAGTTGTTGTTATCCCGCGAACGGTAGAAATAGACGTACTCGAAGCTGCGTTTGCAAAGGTAGCCGGTGAAAACCGGACGCGTGATGAACTCCGCGCTGGCGCAACGCTGCGCGAGGTCTACGACAAATACGGAATTTTGTAGCGCAAACTTTTAGTTTGCGTACTTAGAAAAAGCGCGTAAGCCCAACCAACGGGCCGGGCTGGATATACGGAGAGGGACTTTCTTCACAAAACCCGCCTGACCGAACCGCAAGGAAAATTAAAAGTATGATTTATGAATTACGAACGTATCAGGTCGTCCCGGGAAAGATGAAAAACCTGAACGACCGGTTTGCAAACATCACCGTTCCACTGTTCGAGAAACACGGAATGAAGGTGATCGGATTTTGGGAAACCGCTATTGGCGAGGCAACGACGACGGAACTTATCTATATGCTTGCTTTTGAAGATCTGGGACACTACCAGAGTGCGTGGGATGCGTTCATCGCCGATCCCGCGTGGCAAGAGGCGAAACGCCTAACGGAAGTCGGAGGTCCCTTGGTGAACGTCGCGAGTTCCAAGATTATTGAACCGACAGATTATTCACCACTGCAGTAGTTAACTCAGGTTTGGATAGTTCCTTTTTGGATCTGGC from Candidatus Poribacteria bacterium encodes the following:
- a CDS encoding RraA family protein; this encodes MEQQLYAAVISDALDAVGYREQALRHTVRPLHPEAVVVGRAMPVQCVDVYEIPDEPYQQEIAAVDSLKQDDVFVCSTNQSTRNCIWGELLSTAARARGARGAIIDGFVRDARQILAMGFPVFTTGLSPVDSSGRGDVVAYNVPIECGGVMVNPGDIVFGDADGVVVIPRTVEIDVLEAAFAKVAGENRTRDELRAGATLREVYDKYGIL
- a CDS encoding NIPSNAP family protein, producing MIYELRTYQVVPGKMKNLNDRFANITVPLFEKHGMKVIGFWETAIGEATTTELIYMLAFEDLGHYQSAWDAFIADPAWQEAKRLTEVGGPLVNVASSKIIEPTDYSPLQ